The Helicoverpa armigera isolate CAAS_96S chromosome 7, ASM3070526v1, whole genome shotgun sequence genomic sequence ATTTGGCCTGTAGAACACACACGCTTGGCGTTTTTATGTGCACATGATAAGGGCAGTGGTAGACAAATAAAAAGCTTCAAAATGATAACCAACTCACCTTAAACTGAAAGATATACATCCCAGCGATCAGTGTATAGTAATCAGCCGACAGGAACGATAAATGCAATATTATTGACCCAGCATCTCTCAGCATAAAACACTGTAAGATCTGGAATATTGTCTGGACCGAGCAGTAGCTACCCAACTGGATTATTGTGTCCAAATCATACCAGTTAAATGCCATTAACTCTGTGAATTCTAGGAAGAATGTCTGGGTACATGATACCACACTGCCGATCAGACCGAGGAATGCTAGGTAGTCGGAGCATGATAGAGTTGTGAGCATCATCTCTTGTAGAACTGTGACCATGGCATAGAGTAGAGAGCCAGCGAGGCAGAGCATGTCACCAACTAGCTGGTTTTTGCCTGAAAGAAAGATGTATGGCATAAGAAACCTTTTAATGACTGTGTTACAATGAACACCAGATTTTTGATTTACCATTGTGTTATAGACTCAACTTGTCTACATTTAATGAAGAAGACAAAGCTATTCAGCATTTAAGGCTTTCAGTGCCATTTTGAACAAGGTCTTTGACTCAACATGGCTACTGTTAAAGAAACATTGacctaaaaatatgtttaagcaTCATACCATCAGTAGGGGCTCCTTCAACATCAGCCCACACAACGCAGACAACTGCCATCAGGCCCATGGTTGCCCCTGCAACATGAACAACCCCAAGTCTCTGTCCTCTCCAAGCTCCACCCACTAGAGCGGCTCCCACACCGCTACAGGCTAGCAGCTGTCAGCTCAGCACTGAGGTGAACCGCTGGGACATCACCAGCAACCAGCTTGCCGTTACATCCAGGGTACATGATATTATTACTACCCACCATCTCCTAAAAATTGAGGAAACtttgtgttaaaaattaatTGGTAGGCAGGTTGTAGTGAACTGTTGGAAACTTATAGGTGTTTAATAAATTTACAGATGAGCACTGTAATGAAATACCagcttctttttaaaataaaacattgacagtaataaattaataataatatgatgaatTAAAAACAGATAAATACCTGAAGCATACAGCTACACTTACTTGGACAATGTTTTCAGCCCGTTACAGAGCAGGGATGGTGTGAAAAGTATAAAGAGCGTTAAGTACGGCACCACAAGTTGCCCAGTTGTGGGAAACTGCCATGTAGCACTTTGCAGCAATGTCGTCAATATACATTTACCACTCAGTAGCAAAGATAATACTTGACCCAGAAGAATACTTCGCCACACCCGCCTGAAgccagaaaataattattacacttttgtttataagacaagcaacaaataaaatgaactcAAAATACTAGCCATCGCCCGAGCTCCGAGAAGTACTCTTCGATTTTATCACTAAAAGTTGGGTCTTCCATTGTTCTCTAAGACGTAAGTagattatttaacaaaaaaataatttattcaggaTAGAATCCTCGAGAATAatcaagttattaaaataaacagccaTAATTTTCTTCACACGGGCTGAAAGGCAAAACAAAATTTGACAATTAAAAATTCCGTTCAAAAACTGCAAGCTGCTTGATTTTAGTTATGCTTGAAATAATCTAAATGAAATCGATTCCTAAATCATTAacgtataaaaaattatatgataatattaatttttaaagacacacaattatatgtaagtagttttgaaaacaaaataaccaaTAGTGTTTTCTCACAAGGGACTAGGTTAGATTCCGGACGATTGGGACTGATGACTGAAACAAAATgtcaaactaaaatatttacgaaCGCGTTCCGGAGTTGTGAATTTGTGATGCTGTTTGTTTACTACAAATAAGCCTTTCTTTCTAACTGTGTAGTTATAGATTAACTAGTtcaattgtattatttattattctctAAGTAAAATAATCCGTCATCATTATGGGAGATGGTATGTTATAAGTTCGtgtactttgaaaaaaaaaaacatcaagtttactaagtttaattttgtttatttcattactttCCAGAGGACGTTATTCGCAGAAGACTGCTTATAGATGGAGACGGTACTGGAGACGACAGGAGATTAAATGTGCTTCTGAAAACATTGATAAAGTGGTGTAATAGTAATAGCACTGACGAGAAACCCGAAGAGAGGTTAGAATGACTGATTCAATAACTGACGATAATATTAAACATATTCCTCCTTAAAAATGTGCATTAATCTTTGTATTTCCTTACAGCAAGGCAACCCACGATCGAATGCTAGCTCAACTAGCGCAATGTGAATTTGCAGTTACCAAATCGCAACTAGGCTCGGAAATGATGGCGGCAGAATTAAAAAGTTACGAAGCCATGTCTAAAGTGCTTGAAAAGTCTATAGAAGTAGCCAAAAGCAACATAGAAAAGAGCAAGGCAGACTTGGCTCAAGCAAAGACAGTACGCAAAAATCGCATAGAGTATGATGTGTTGGCAAAGGTAATTAGTGAACAGCCAGATAGAAAGGAGACTTTAGAACGTCTGGGCACTTTGAAAACAGAACTGGCCAGTTTGGAATCTACTAAGCAGCAGTTGGAAAGCCGTTTAGCTTTAAGAAAGAAGCAGTTCCATGTTTTGGTTACATCAATACACCAGTTGCAAGCATTGTTGGATGAACCAGATGACACTGAGTCAGTTTCTGATGATGTAGATATGAAGGATATTCTGAATGAACcttagattttaattttaatatagagTAGGGCTATTCTTGTTAAGGAACAGTAATTTTCCTCTAAATGAAAGAAGTGTATATTAACCCCTTGAATGCCGGTGCGCAGATATACGCAAgacacaattaattttctattgttctctaattagcggcatacaagACAAGaacagctgtcaattttttaTCTGGGAggatatgattttatttttgtaatgagaGTAGATACTGCAACtgataagtaatattttgtatcaTGACTTCATCAATATAATGAACCATTATTTCTGAgagtgtatttatattttttacttatggATTCCCGTTCATATGCTACTTCATTATGATTTATgagattgttttctttttttaatataaaagtttattcaGATAACTAACAATATGATTAATACATAATAGTAAGCAAGGACTTAGTCCTCTGC encodes the following:
- the LOC110378456 gene encoding THO complex subunit 7 homolog, translating into MGDEDVIRRRLLIDGDGTGDDRRLNVLLKTLIKWCNSNSTDEKPEESKATHDRMLAQLAQCEFAVTKSQLGSEMMAAELKSYEAMSKVLEKSIEVAKSNIEKSKADLAQAKTVRKNRIEYDVLAKVISEQPDRKETLERLGTLKTELASLESTKQQLESRLALRKKQFHVLVTSIHQLQALLDEPDDTESVSDDVDMKDILNEP
- the LOC110378458 gene encoding solute carrier family 35 member F2; this translates as MGLMAVVCVVWADVEGAPTDGKNQLVGDMLCLAGSLLYAMVTVLQEMMLTTLSCSDYLAFLGLIGSVVSCTQTFFLEFTELMAFNWYDLDTIIQLGSYCSVQTIFQILQCFMLRDAGSIILHLSFLSADYYTLIAGMYIFQFKFHALYFLSYMLAMVGVFLFSARPTRQPPPQPDRLPQLVNDSVQSQDNVSMEYTVPTLDCIPIEGLEPPMSRDTTFTSFLGGPQAVPNGTVSFAQSNGAQTKEAC